One Alkalicoccus halolimnae DNA segment encodes these proteins:
- a CDS encoding amidase, whose protein sequence is MFKSFAFYSCHRVKGGISIDSVIYTQEDVRMKGSRTGILSGKTFTVKDVFSVEGVTNTAGNPDWFRSHPPAVKTASSLSALLKEGADLKGLTLTDELMYSLHGENIHYGTPENPRDPDRIPGGSSSGSAAAAAAGLVDFALGTDTGGSVRIPAACCGVFGIRPTHGKIPIEGVIPLSPSFDTVGWMSLSSEMLAKVGEVLLPSTMEKPVSLKPIKPEEAWEAADSATASFLAPLVSGAEDISLTHEGSLENWAEIFRIIQAFEIWEAHGSWVNQQQPAFGPGIKERFEAASKVTKEEAEAAHIKKEKIRLLLTDLLADDHMLVMPTSPGPAPLRNLAPETVDHIRKRSFQLCCIAGLAGLPQVSVPVRTPDGFIGLSAVAGPGKDKSLLRWASYMEDMSWNF, encoded by the coding sequence CTGTTTAAAAGCTTTGCTTTCTACAGCTGCCACAGGGTTAAAGGAGGAATTTCTATCGATTCGGTCATCTATACTCAGGAGGATGTCAGAATGAAAGGATCACGAACCGGTATTCTTTCTGGAAAAACGTTTACTGTAAAAGATGTATTCTCTGTAGAGGGGGTTACGAATACAGCAGGAAATCCGGATTGGTTTCGTTCCCATCCGCCCGCAGTTAAAACCGCCTCCTCGCTATCAGCTTTATTAAAAGAAGGGGCTGACTTAAAAGGCCTGACATTGACGGACGAACTGATGTACAGCCTTCACGGGGAAAATATCCACTATGGGACGCCTGAAAATCCAAGGGATCCGGACAGAATTCCAGGCGGCTCTTCCAGTGGTTCTGCCGCTGCCGCCGCTGCGGGACTTGTTGATTTTGCATTAGGAACTGACACGGGAGGTTCTGTCAGGATCCCTGCCGCCTGCTGTGGAGTGTTCGGAATCCGCCCTACCCATGGGAAGATACCGATCGAAGGAGTGATCCCCCTTTCGCCTTCTTTCGATACAGTTGGATGGATGAGCCTTTCCTCTGAAATGCTTGCAAAAGTCGGAGAAGTTCTGCTTCCCTCCACTATGGAAAAGCCTGTTTCCTTAAAACCGATAAAACCTGAGGAAGCATGGGAAGCTGCGGACAGTGCCACTGCCTCTTTTCTCGCTCCACTGGTCTCCGGGGCGGAGGATATTTCTCTTACTCATGAAGGGTCCCTGGAAAACTGGGCGGAAATTTTTCGGATTATCCAGGCCTTCGAAATCTGGGAAGCCCACGGATCCTGGGTGAACCAGCAGCAGCCTGCCTTTGGACCAGGCATTAAAGAGCGGTTTGAGGCAGCTTCCAAAGTTACGAAAGAAGAGGCGGAAGCCGCACACATTAAAAAAGAGAAGATCCGTCTTCTGCTGACAGATCTCCTCGCCGACGACCATATGCTTGTGATGCCGACTTCCCCCGGACCGGCACCTCTGCGGAATCTTGCACCGGAAACAGTCGACCACATTAGAAAAAGAAGTTTCCAGCTCTGCTGCATTGCGGGACTTGCAGGTCTTCCCCAAGTGTCCGTTCCTGTCAGAACACCCGATGGATTTATCGGCCTGTCTGCTGTCGCCGGACCTGGAAAAGATAAATCACTTCTGAGATGGGCTTCCTATATGGAGGACATGTCATGGAACTTTTAA